The following coding sequences lie in one Gammaproteobacteria bacterium genomic window:
- a CDS encoding hypothetical protein (Evidence 5 : Unknown function) produces MCISQFFYIIPTLRVGMHPAMLQRRVLMGIVNKPGSHRGIYIVPTLRVGMHSATLQRRVLVGIVNKPGSHRGIYIVPTLRVGMHPATLQRRVLVGIVNKPGSHRGI; encoded by the coding sequence TTGTGCATTTCCCAATTCTTTTACATCATTCCCACGCTCCGCGTGGGAATGCATCCCGCGATGCTTCAGCGTCGCGTATTGATGGGGATCGTGAACAAGCCAGGAAGTCATCGCGGTATATACATCGTTCCCACGCTCCGCGTGGGAATGCATTCCGCGACGCTCCAGCGTCGCGTATTGGTGGGGATCGTGAACAAGCCAGGAAGTCATCGCGGTATATACATCGTTCCCACGCTCCGCGTGGGAATGCATCCCGCGACGCTTCAGCGTCGCGTATTAGTGGGGATCGTGAACAAGCCAGGAAGTCATCGCGGTATATGA